The Actinomycetota bacterium genome includes a region encoding these proteins:
- a CDS encoding ABC transporter ATP-binding protein produces the protein MTQPAVRASGISKRFKLYHERASSLKERVISLRRARYEEFWALKDVSLTVDPGETIGLIGPNGSGKSTLLKVVAGIMRPDTGSVETTGRMASLLELGAGFHPDLTGRENVYLNASILGLTRRETDRYFDDIVAFSELEQFVDMQVKHYSSGMYVRLGFAVAVHVEPEILIVDEVLSVGDEVFQRKCLDRIRMFQKEGRTIVFVTHAVDLVKQICTRAAFLHHGELIEAGPAADVVRTFRETLHGEAHLEAAPMTERGTGEVKIVSVLLRDDEGRERQIFQADEMMDISVEIESQHPVEDPCIGIAIYDERDRHVFGVNSIKRKIDLGTLDGKMRVRFRLNRLPLLEGRYALTVGVHSRDERTAYHWQEKAYAFRCVNVGPDVGPFHIPTEMSVEPL, from the coding sequence GTGACGCAGCCGGCCGTCCGCGCGAGCGGCATCTCGAAGAGGTTCAAGCTCTACCACGAGCGGGCGAGCTCCCTGAAGGAGCGGGTGATCAGCCTTCGCCGGGCGCGATACGAGGAGTTCTGGGCGCTGAAGGACGTGAGCCTCACCGTCGACCCCGGGGAGACGATCGGCCTCATCGGACCGAACGGGTCCGGCAAGAGCACCCTTCTCAAGGTCGTCGCCGGCATCATGCGCCCCGATACCGGCAGCGTCGAGACCACGGGACGGATGGCGTCCCTGCTCGAGCTGGGAGCCGGGTTCCACCCGGACCTCACGGGCCGCGAGAACGTGTACCTCAACGCCTCCATCCTCGGGCTGACCCGCCGGGAGACGGACCGCTACTTCGATGACATAGTCGCCTTCTCCGAGCTCGAGCAGTTCGTCGACATGCAGGTGAAGCACTACTCGTCCGGGATGTACGTCAGGCTGGGGTTCGCGGTGGCGGTCCACGTCGAACCCGAGATCCTGATCGTGGACGAGGTGCTCTCGGTCGGGGACGAGGTGTTCCAGCGCAAATGCCTCGACCGCATACGCATGTTCCAGAAGGAGGGGCGGACCATCGTCTTCGTCACCCACGCGGTCGACCTCGTCAAGCAGATCTGCACGCGCGCCGCCTTCCTGCACCACGGGGAGCTGATCGAGGCGGGTCCGGCGGCCGACGTGGTTCGGACGTTCCGGGAGACCCTCCACGGAGAGGCGCACCTCGAGGCTGCCCCGATGACGGAACGAGGGACGGGTGAGGTGAAGATCGTCAGCGTCCTGCTCCGCGACGACGAGGGACGGGAGCGTCAGATCTTCCAGGCTGACGAGATGATGGACATCTCGGTCGAGATCGAGAGTCAGCATCCGGTGGAGGACCCGTGCATCGGGATCGCCATCTACGACGAACGTGACCGGCACGTCTTCGGCGTCAACTCGATCAAGCGGAAGATCGACCTCGGCACCCTCGACGGCAAGATGCGCGTCCGTTTCCGGCTGAACCGACTGCCTCTGCTCGAGGGACGCTACGCCCTCACGGTCGGGGTCCACTCCCGGGACGAGCGCACCGCCTACCACTGGCAGGAGAAGGCGTACGCCTTCCGATGCGTGAACGTCGGTCCGGACGTCGGGCCGTTCCACATCCCGACCGAGATGAGCGTGGAGCCACTGTGA
- a CDS encoding ABC transporter permease, translating into MQAEREGALNTEETTHRVKPASVTRIEPRIGPLTRIRELLRYRELLGNLIRKELKVKYKNSALGFAWSLLNPLLYLVIFSIVLQEFLGAGLPAFPFYLLTGLLAWNLLSNGLAGATGSIVSNSNLVSKVYFPREILPAASIGAAVVHYVLQLFVLVAAMLLFGWFRHWDQGMVLLPLALLVQLVLLVGLALLMSSANVYMRDVQHLLELALLAWFWMTPIVYASGWVQQNLMNKSPLMWAVYLQNPMAPIVMGYQRALYARPELRAGDAHVLVNAPLEWYAKRLGWTGLVAVAILMVGWTAFRRLETRMAEEL; encoded by the coding sequence GTGCAGGCAGAGAGAGAAGGCGCTTTGAACACCGAGGAGACCACGCACCGGGTGAAGCCGGCGTCCGTGACGCGGATCGAGCCGCGCATCGGACCCCTGACCCGCATCCGGGAGCTCCTCCGTTACAGGGAGCTCCTGGGGAACCTCATCCGCAAGGAGCTCAAGGTCAAGTACAAGAACTCCGCGCTCGGTTTCGCGTGGTCCCTGCTCAACCCGCTCCTGTACCTGGTGATCTTCTCGATCGTCCTTCAGGAGTTCCTGGGAGCCGGGCTCCCGGCCTTCCCCTTCTACCTGCTGACCGGGCTCCTCGCCTGGAACCTCCTCTCCAACGGGCTGGCGGGCGCGACCGGCTCGATCGTCTCCAACTCCAACCTCGTCTCGAAGGTGTACTTCCCCCGCGAGATCCTCCCCGCCGCCTCGATCGGTGCGGCCGTCGTCCACTACGTGCTGCAGCTCTTCGTCCTGGTCGCTGCCATGCTGCTGTTCGGGTGGTTCCGGCACTGGGATCAAGGGATGGTCCTGCTGCCCCTCGCCCTCCTCGTCCAGCTCGTCCTGCTGGTGGGGCTCGCGCTTCTGATGTCGAGTGCGAACGTCTACATGCGCGACGTCCAACACCTGCTCGAGCTCGCCCTACTCGCCTGGTTCTGGATGACCCCGATCGTGTACGCGAGCGGGTGGGTCCAGCAGAACCTCATGAACAAGTCCCCCCTCATGTGGGCCGTGTACCTCCAGAACCCCATGGCGCCGATCGTGATGGGCTACCAACGGGCCCTGTACGCGCGACCCGAGCTGAGGGCGGGGGACGCGCACGTGCTCGTGAACGCGCCGCTCGAGTGGTACGCGAAACGGCTCGGATGGACCGGGCTCGTGGCCGTCGCGATCCTGATGGTGGGGTGGACCGCCTTCCGGCGACTCGAGACGCGGATGGCGGAGGAGCTGTGA
- a CDS encoding glycosyltransferase family 4 protein encodes MRIGLVVPRFGERLVGGAEMHARQLAERLQRAGHDIEIVTTCALDHHTWRNELPPGQSVVGDLRVLRFPADNRDLGIHGEMERAITHGFPLSVEEELLWLRHGVSSSAMEEYLASSPTRYDVVLAMPYLFGTTYFASVAAASPFVVIPCLHDEAYARLAFVRSMLENATGVLFNAHPESDLGLRLAPEIARWEVVGMGFDPDPPQPPSVFRSKHGVEGPILLYVGRREGGKNTPLLIDHFMRYKHRRAGSDLQLVLVGSGEPVPKHPAIHAIEIDWSYRDSMYRAATIFCQPSTNESLSIVVMQAWLAQRAVVVHADCAVTVDHCRRSNGGVWFRSYAEFEAIVDRLVGDEPLRRTLGESGRRWVGETYSWESVLDRFDRAVGSWVGSEAVTSGS; translated from the coding sequence ATGAGGATCGGGCTCGTCGTGCCCCGGTTCGGGGAGCGATTGGTCGGGGGGGCCGAGATGCACGCGCGCCAGCTCGCGGAGCGCCTCCAGCGGGCGGGACACGACATCGAGATCGTGACGACGTGTGCGCTCGACCATCACACGTGGCGCAACGAGCTCCCCCCTGGGCAGTCGGTCGTCGGTGACCTGCGCGTGCTCAGGTTCCCTGCCGACAACCGCGATCTGGGCATCCACGGAGAGATGGAACGGGCGATCACCCACGGTTTTCCGCTCTCGGTGGAAGAGGAGCTGCTGTGGCTTCGCCACGGCGTCTCGTCGAGCGCGATGGAGGAGTACCTCGCGAGTTCTCCCACCCGCTACGACGTCGTGCTCGCGATGCCCTACCTGTTCGGCACGACGTACTTCGCATCCGTGGCAGCGGCGTCCCCTTTCGTGGTGATCCCGTGCCTGCATGACGAGGCGTACGCGCGTCTGGCCTTCGTCCGATCGATGCTCGAGAACGCCACCGGAGTCTTGTTCAACGCGCACCCGGAGTCGGACCTGGGGCTGCGCCTGGCCCCCGAGATCGCCAGGTGGGAAGTCGTGGGCATGGGGTTCGACCCGGATCCTCCGCAGCCCCCCTCGGTCTTCCGGTCCAAACACGGCGTCGAGGGGCCCATCCTCCTGTACGTCGGTCGTAGGGAAGGGGGCAAGAACACCCCCCTGCTCATCGACCACTTCATGCGCTACAAGCACCGGCGGGCCGGCTCCGATCTCCAACTCGTATTGGTCGGGTCGGGGGAACCGGTCCCCAAGCACCCCGCGATACATGCGATCGAGATCGACTGGTCCTACCGCGATTCGATGTATCGGGCCGCGACCATCTTCTGCCAGCCCAGTACGAACGAATCGCTGTCGATAGTCGTAATGCAGGCCTGGCTCGCTCAGAGGGCGGTCGTCGTGCACGCGGACTGCGCCGTCACCGTCGACCACTGCCGACGGTCGAACGGCGGCGTGTGGTTCCGGTCGTACGCGGAGTTCGAAGCGATCGTCGATCGGCTCGTTGGAGATGAACCCCTCAGGCGGACCCTCGGGGAGTCGGGTCGCCGGTGGGTCGGGGAGACCTACAGCTGGGAGAGCGTCCTCGACCGGTTCGATCGCGCCGTGGGGTCGTGGGTGGGGTCCGAGGCCGTCACCAGCGGCTCATGA
- a CDS encoding methyltransferase domain-containing protein, with protein MNENAPPEIEIGADVDVEAIMEEIRETVRRRRESGDYPPDVLVELELAETAGSGAGHSEAFASILSELRRTSGFSAEITTASQKPLVAPVVSKAKGAIRTSLRWYLTGILQQVNSFAGNVVRAVASLSSQISEVREAGETTAASLDALRDELRNQLARLEQRTDTLEQMRAHDRLSRLDRALKEMRERLEAGVAPGPTSVPTERPGARSWRAEAAMDYLDFENRFRGSLEDVANKQRAYVDLFRDAPGRVVDLGFGRGEFLGLLRDAGVEAYGVDRHPDMVAYAREAGLEVQQGDSLEHLASLDPASLGGIFCAQMVEHLDPPEVVRFFELAADAMAPGGTLVVETINPESLFVFAHAFYVDLGHLRPLHPLTLDFLARSAGFSKVRTEYLAPIPPEFRPQPIEPPEDGEFVQLVERLNENFRRIDEIVFGPQDFAIVAVR; from the coding sequence GTGAACGAGAACGCACCACCCGAGATCGAGATCGGCGCCGACGTGGACGTGGAAGCGATCATGGAGGAGATCCGCGAGACGGTCCGCCGCCGCCGCGAGTCCGGCGATTACCCGCCCGATGTACTAGTGGAGCTGGAGCTCGCGGAGACCGCGGGGAGCGGAGCCGGCCATTCCGAGGCGTTCGCATCGATCCTGTCGGAGCTCCGCCGGACCTCGGGGTTCTCGGCCGAGATCACCACGGCATCGCAGAAACCTCTCGTCGCCCCGGTGGTGTCGAAGGCGAAGGGGGCCATCCGCACCTCGCTGCGCTGGTACCTCACCGGGATCCTCCAGCAGGTCAACTCGTTCGCCGGGAACGTCGTCCGCGCGGTCGCGTCGCTCTCCTCGCAGATCTCCGAGGTGAGGGAGGCGGGGGAGACCACCGCCGCCTCTCTCGACGCGCTGCGCGACGAGCTCCGGAACCAGCTGGCGAGGCTGGAGCAACGCACCGACACCCTCGAGCAGATGCGAGCCCACGACCGGTTGTCGCGCCTGGACCGCGCGCTCAAGGAGATGCGCGAGAGGCTCGAGGCCGGCGTGGCCCCCGGTCCGACGTCGGTCCCGACGGAGCGGCCGGGCGCGCGCAGCTGGCGGGCCGAGGCGGCGATGGATTACCTGGACTTCGAGAACCGCTTCCGGGGTTCCCTCGAGGACGTCGCCAACAAGCAGCGCGCCTACGTAGACCTCTTCCGTGACGCACCGGGGCGAGTCGTCGACCTCGGCTTCGGGCGCGGCGAGTTCCTAGGACTGCTCCGCGACGCGGGCGTGGAGGCGTACGGGGTCGATCGGCATCCAGACATGGTTGCCTACGCGCGGGAGGCGGGGCTCGAGGTTCAGCAGGGGGACTCGCTCGAGCACCTCGCATCGCTGGACCCCGCCTCGCTCGGAGGGATCTTCTGCGCCCAGATGGTCGAACACCTGGACCCCCCCGAGGTCGTTCGCTTCTTCGAGCTCGCGGCCGACGCTATGGCCCCCGGAGGCACCCTCGTCGTGGAGACCATCAACCCGGAGAGCCTCTTCGTGTTCGCTCATGCCTTCTACGTCGACCTAGGACACCTGCGTCCCCTCCACCCTCTGACGTTGGACTTCCTGGCTCGCTCCGCCGGGTTCTCCAAGGTTCGCACCGAGTACCTCGCCCCCATCCCCCCCGAGTTCAGACCTCAGCCGATCGAGCCTCCGGAGGACGGGGAGTTCGTCCAGCTCGTCGAGCGGCTGAACGAGAACTTCAGGCGCATCGACGAGATCGTCTTCGGGCCGCAGGACTTCGCGATAGTGGCGGTGCGCTGA